The following coding sequences are from one Azospirillum humicireducens window:
- a CDS encoding ABC transporter substrate-binding protein → MFGRRTLLAAAAALALTLPTFGAQAQQPPVRIALIGPMSGTGAFEGQLGLEGAQAMAAVINAKGGVAGGRKIELLTYDDKGSPEDGVSAAKRAMEQDNVDMIIGGWFSAVALSMKEVTRDKIITVMTSSQHPKVTEEGHKYLFRLNATSAMMSEFYSKAICERIKPKSIAFMNVNDDWGRLELDNYTKLLTGCGIEVKGHEFYNRTDTDFTTALTKLKSLNADAIYVAAINTSQGATIYRQIKQTGYRGKVIASAGNMNPKLVELSGNSLEQVYSASPFTEDGAAPSLKPWLEQYRKSYKNEPSFIAALGAQAVQTLAFGIDTAGGDPRAYDKIAAALKSQAVPTVMGELRFSDKGQASQSIHLVQVQKKQIVSVRD, encoded by the coding sequence ATGTTCGGTAGGCGCACTCTCCTTGCCGCCGCGGCGGCCCTGGCCCTGACGCTTCCTACCTTCGGCGCACAGGCGCAGCAGCCCCCGGTCCGCATCGCCCTCATCGGCCCGATGAGCGGCACCGGCGCCTTCGAAGGCCAGCTCGGCCTGGAAGGCGCGCAGGCGATGGCCGCGGTGATCAACGCCAAGGGCGGTGTGGCCGGCGGCCGCAAGATCGAGCTGCTGACCTACGACGACAAGGGTTCCCCCGAGGATGGCGTCAGCGCCGCCAAACGGGCGATGGAGCAGGACAACGTCGACATGATCATCGGCGGCTGGTTCAGCGCCGTCGCCCTGTCGATGAAGGAAGTGACGCGCGACAAGATCATCACCGTCATGACCAGCTCCCAGCATCCCAAGGTGACGGAGGAGGGGCACAAGTACCTGTTCCGCCTCAACGCCACCTCGGCGATGATGTCGGAGTTCTATTCGAAGGCGATCTGCGAGCGGATCAAGCCCAAGTCCATCGCCTTCATGAACGTCAACGACGACTGGGGCCGGCTGGAGCTGGACAACTACACCAAGCTGCTGACCGGCTGCGGCATCGAGGTGAAGGGGCACGAGTTCTACAACCGCACCGACACCGACTTCACCACCGCCCTGACCAAGCTGAAGTCGCTGAACGCCGACGCCATCTATGTCGCGGCGATCAACACCTCGCAGGGTGCCACCATCTACCGGCAGATCAAGCAGACCGGCTATCGCGGCAAGGTCATCGCGTCGGCCGGCAACATGAACCCGAAGCTGGTGGAGCTGTCCGGCAACTCGCTGGAGCAGGTCTATTCCGCCTCGCCCTTCACCGAGGACGGCGCCGCCCCGTCGCTGAAGCCGTGGCTGGAGCAGTACCGCAAATCCTACAAGAACGAGCCGTCCTTCATCGCGGCACTGGGCGCCCAGGCGGTCCAGACCCTGGCCTTCGGCATCGACACCGCCGGCGGCGACCCGCGCGCCTACGACAAGATCGCCGCAGCCCTGAAGTCGCAGGCGGTCCCGACCGTGATGGGGGAACTGCGCTTCTCCGACAAGGGCCAGGCGAGCCAGTCGATCCATCTGGTGCAGGTCCAGAAGAAGCAGATCGTCAGCGTCCGGGACTGA
- a CDS encoding ABC transporter ATP-binding protein, whose translation MNATAQEILSVSNLTRIFGGLTAVRDVTMTVQAGEVVGLIGPNGAGKTTLFNMLGGSLPPSSGSIRFDGTDCTGAPSHVMGQRGVSRTFQITSLFPSLTALDNVRSATYRTTRAGWGASILRSAAYRLEEAELRRKALEILSFCDLDHRADTLADGMSYGEQRRLEIAIALAAEPRLLLLDEPAAGMNPEEGQRLVEMIRRIRARGVTVLLVEHHMRVVASVCDRLVVLDHGVKIAEGPPAQVLNDAEVIRVYLGREPVDA comes from the coding sequence ATGAACGCCACCGCTCAAGAGATCCTGTCCGTCAGCAACCTGACCCGCATCTTCGGCGGCCTGACCGCGGTGCGCGACGTCACCATGACGGTTCAGGCGGGCGAGGTGGTCGGGCTGATCGGGCCGAACGGTGCGGGCAAGACGACGCTGTTCAACATGCTGGGCGGCTCGCTGCCGCCGTCGTCGGGCAGCATCCGCTTCGACGGCACCGACTGCACCGGCGCGCCGTCGCACGTCATGGGCCAGCGCGGCGTGTCGCGCACCTTCCAGATCACCAGCCTGTTCCCCAGCCTGACCGCGCTCGACAATGTGCGAAGCGCCACCTACCGCACCACGCGGGCCGGCTGGGGCGCGTCGATCCTGCGCAGCGCCGCCTACCGCCTGGAAGAGGCGGAGCTGCGGCGCAAGGCGCTGGAGATCCTGTCCTTCTGCGACCTCGACCACCGCGCCGACACGTTGGCCGACGGCATGTCCTACGGCGAACAGCGCCGGCTGGAGATCGCCATCGCGCTGGCCGCCGAACCGCGCCTGCTTCTGCTCGACGAGCCCGCCGCCGGCATGAACCCGGAGGAAGGCCAGCGGCTGGTCGAGATGATCCGCCGCATCCGCGCCCGTGGCGTCACCGTGCTGTTGGTGGAACATCACATGCGCGTGGTCGCCAGCGTCTGCGACCGGCTGGTGGTGCTGGACCATGGGGTGAAGATCGCCGAGGGGCCACCGGCCCAGGTGCTGAACGACGCGGAAGTGATCCGGGTGTATCTGGGACGGGAGCCGGTCGATGCTTAA
- a CDS encoding branched-chain amino acid ABC transporter permease codes for MVNGMAYVLIATGLTLVFGVLRIVNFAHGEFYMLGAYITYFIGTMLGLDYIAAAAISAVVVAGLGIAANRLIFWPLRRDHEFTILLSSLGLALLIANGGELLFGADPKYVESPFADEILDIGTVTLTQQRVLVFAAAVVALIAVYLFIRYSRFGKMMRATAQNPDGAALTGINIKLVHAYTFALACGLAALSGALVGPTVMIFPTIGNWAVLKGFIVVIMGGLGSVTGALFAGLLLGVIESLGGGYISLGFMEAIGYAMIIAVLLWRPNGLFSTARGLR; via the coding sequence CTGGTCAACGGGATGGCCTATGTGCTCATCGCCACCGGGCTGACGCTGGTCTTCGGGGTGCTGCGCATCGTGAATTTCGCCCATGGCGAGTTCTACATGCTGGGCGCCTACATCACCTATTTCATCGGCACCATGCTCGGGCTCGATTACATCGCGGCGGCGGCGATCTCGGCGGTGGTGGTGGCGGGGCTCGGCATCGCCGCCAACCGGCTGATCTTCTGGCCGCTCCGCCGCGACCATGAATTCACCATCCTGCTGTCAAGCCTGGGGCTTGCCCTGCTGATCGCCAACGGCGGCGAGCTGCTGTTCGGCGCCGATCCGAAATATGTCGAGAGCCCATTCGCCGACGAGATTCTGGACATCGGCACGGTTACGCTGACCCAGCAGCGCGTGCTGGTCTTCGCCGCCGCCGTTGTGGCGCTGATCGCGGTCTATCTGTTCATCCGCTATTCGCGCTTCGGCAAGATGATGCGGGCGACGGCGCAGAATCCGGACGGGGCCGCGCTGACCGGCATCAACATCAAGCTGGTCCACGCCTACACCTTCGCGCTGGCCTGCGGGCTCGCGGCGCTGTCGGGCGCGCTGGTCGGCCCGACCGTGATGATCTTCCCGACCATCGGCAACTGGGCGGTGCTGAAGGGCTTCATCGTCGTCATCATGGGCGGTCTGGGCAGCGTCACCGGCGCCCTCTTCGCCGGCCTGCTGCTGGGCGTCATCGAATCGCTGGGCGGCGGCTACATCTCCCTCGGCTTCATGGAGGCCATCGGCTACGCGATGATCATCGCGGTCCTGCTGTGGCGCCCCAACGGCCTGTTCAGTACGGCGCGGGGTCTGCGATGA
- a CDS encoding siderophore-interacting protein, whose protein sequence is MSSRYPCDLRWAEVAAVSTLTPRMRRIVLGGPGLEGFTLKPGVLAPHVGLVVPAADGGGSPLRIYSVRRFDAASGTLEVNFVLHGAGVASGWAARAKPGERVGISVSGGIAMKPARRYVVAGDHAALPAIAHLLENLPADASAEVFVEVPGPVEQQELTSRAATSITWFNRDRGSAPGPSPLPEAVMAAAPAGTQGLAVWSGTEHGTAQRIRGHVRQTLRLPADSCSVVAYWKASVAQGGFEHYG, encoded by the coding sequence TTGAGCAGCAGATATCCCTGTGATCTTCGGTGGGCGGAGGTGGCCGCCGTCTCCACCCTGACTCCGCGCATGCGCCGCATCGTCCTTGGCGGTCCGGGGCTGGAGGGGTTCACGCTGAAGCCGGGCGTGCTGGCTCCGCATGTCGGGCTGGTGGTTCCGGCGGCGGACGGCGGCGGATCGCCGCTGCGCATCTACTCGGTGCGGCGCTTCGATGCGGCGTCCGGCACGCTGGAGGTGAATTTCGTGCTTCACGGTGCCGGCGTGGCGTCGGGATGGGCCGCCCGTGCAAAGCCTGGGGAGAGGGTCGGGATTTCTGTCTCGGGCGGGATCGCGATGAAGCCGGCCCGACGCTATGTGGTGGCCGGCGATCATGCCGCGCTGCCGGCCATCGCCCATCTGCTGGAAAACCTGCCGGCCGATGCCTCGGCGGAGGTGTTCGTCGAGGTGCCGGGACCGGTCGAGCAGCAGGAACTGACATCGAGAGCCGCAACCTCGATCACATGGTTCAACCGCGACCGTGGTTCGGCGCCCGGCCCCTCCCCCCTGCCGGAGGCGGTGATGGCGGCGGCACCGGCCGGAACGCAAGGACTGGCGGTGTGGAGCGGGACGGAGCATGGCACCGCCCAGCGCATCCGCGGCCATGTCCGTCAGACGCTCCGCCTTCCCGCCGATTCCTGTTCGGTCGTCGCCTATTGGAAGGCGAGCGTCGCCCAGGGCGGCTTCGAGCATTATGGCTGA
- a CDS encoding ABC transporter substrate-binding protein, protein MAARTISRRHALGLAAGLASLPFPVPAAVPRRVAVIDWALLETVLALGVVPVAATELLQFSKTVMEPSVPASVADIGLRGTPNYEALNLAEPDLILTSNYYEGQRASLERVAETLSLSIYAPGVPPYAAAAEATLALGRLLGREAQAQSVVAGTEAEIARLRRTVSGIGRRPVLAINFGDARHFRAFGTDSMFGEVLRRLEIENGWAAQTSYSATAPVGIEALARFPDATVIVVPPVPADAMRTLADSALWQALPMVREKRVTVIEPVNHFGGLPAALRFARLATAALLQRGAGNG, encoded by the coding sequence ATGGCGGCGAGGACGATATCGCGGCGGCACGCGCTGGGTCTGGCGGCGGGGTTGGCATCGCTGCCCTTTCCGGTGCCCGCCGCAGTGCCGCGCCGGGTGGCGGTCATCGACTGGGCGCTGCTGGAAACGGTGCTGGCGCTGGGGGTTGTTCCGGTCGCCGCCACCGAACTTCTACAGTTCAGCAAGACCGTCATGGAGCCCTCGGTGCCCGCTTCCGTCGCCGACATCGGCCTGCGCGGCACGCCGAACTACGAGGCTCTGAACCTCGCGGAACCGGACCTGATCCTCACTTCGAATTACTACGAAGGGCAGCGCGCCAGCCTGGAGCGGGTCGCGGAAACCCTGTCGCTGTCGATCTACGCGCCGGGCGTGCCGCCCTATGCCGCCGCGGCAGAGGCAACGCTCGCCCTTGGCCGGCTGCTCGGCCGCGAGGCGCAGGCGCAATCCGTCGTCGCCGGCACGGAGGCGGAAATCGCCCGCCTGCGCCGGACGGTGAGCGGCATCGGCCGCCGGCCGGTCCTGGCGATCAATTTCGGCGACGCCCGCCATTTCCGCGCCTTCGGCACCGACAGCATGTTCGGCGAGGTGCTGCGGCGGCTGGAGATCGAGAATGGCTGGGCGGCGCAGACCAGCTACAGCGCAACCGCACCGGTCGGCATCGAGGCTCTGGCCCGCTTCCCCGACGCCACCGTCATCGTCGTTCCGCCGGTTCCCGCCGACGCCATGCGGACGCTGGCCGACAGCGCCCTTTGGCAGGCCCTGCCGATGGTGCGGGAAAAGCGCGTGACGGTGATCGAGCCGGTCAACCATTTCGGCGGTCTGCCGGCCGCCCTGCGCTTCGCCCGCCTCGCCACCGCAGCCCTGCTCCAACGGGGGGCAGGCAATGGCTGA
- a CDS encoding TonB-dependent siderophore receptor yields MTRFLLSGTAFAALLMPALAQAQSQGDTGTPAILGPVTVEGSRAADTATSPVKGYVPTRSATGSKTDTPLEEIPQSVSVIGRAEMDDRGAQKVDEALRYTPGVFSQPFGRDSDTDWVFIRGFQATQSGVYQDGLQLYAYGFGGQFVDSYNLERIEVLRGASSVLYGGSNPGGLLNYVTKRPGGTPVRSVEVGMDQHGTAHLGLDVGGALDPTLSYRLTGRIAGGDTYTDFADGFRGTVSPSFKWSPNDANSLTILTNYTDIDETHNGGAFLPYVGTVVDAPFGRIDRKANFTEPGIDTYRRRQASIGYEFEHRFDNDLIFRQNARYNYSKVHEVTVYPYGYGGFSATPTDPNNLLSRINFEHTTEVNSVLIDNQLEGKLRTGPVEHTALAGIDYKYFAMDQVQASGSATTISATSPVYGAAQGRRFAYIDQKLTMRQLGVYLQDQMRFGQGFLVTLSGRYDIASTDAEGTPAYDGKTGKFSGRAGLAYEFANGLTPYVSASTFFNPVLGSSAAVGVFKPESGRQYEVGVKYRPAWMDALFTAALFDLTRTNVVTGAFNAETQLGEVNSRGVELEAKANITPGLKATASFTALDLDIKKDANPALIGKTPYIVPQVQGSAFLDYSFRESVLNGVSVGGGVRYVGSSWADNENTLKVPAATVFDARVGYKRDNWGANLSVTNLLDKKYVASCQTQYSCGYAEGRTALLTLNMSW; encoded by the coding sequence ATGACCCGTTTCCTCCTGAGCGGCACGGCATTCGCCGCCCTGCTGATGCCGGCATTGGCACAGGCGCAATCCCAGGGTGACACCGGCACGCCCGCCATCCTCGGTCCGGTGACCGTGGAGGGCAGCAGGGCCGCCGACACGGCGACCAGCCCGGTCAAGGGCTATGTGCCGACGCGCTCGGCGACCGGATCCAAGACCGACACGCCGCTGGAGGAAATCCCGCAATCGGTGTCGGTGATCGGCCGCGCGGAGATGGACGACCGCGGCGCGCAGAAGGTGGACGAGGCGCTGCGCTACACCCCCGGCGTCTTCAGCCAGCCTTTCGGCCGTGACAGCGACACCGACTGGGTCTTCATCCGCGGCTTCCAGGCGACGCAGTCGGGCGTCTATCAGGACGGGCTGCAGCTCTACGCCTACGGCTTCGGCGGCCAGTTCGTCGACAGCTACAACCTGGAGCGGATCGAGGTGCTGCGCGGCGCCTCCTCGGTGCTCTACGGCGGCAGCAACCCCGGCGGCCTGCTGAACTACGTCACCAAGCGTCCGGGCGGCACGCCGGTGCGCTCGGTCGAGGTCGGCATGGACCAGCACGGCACCGCCCATCTCGGGCTGGATGTCGGCGGCGCGCTGGATCCGACGTTGAGCTACCGGCTGACCGGCCGCATCGCCGGCGGCGACACCTACACCGACTTCGCGGACGGCTTCCGCGGCACCGTCTCGCCCAGCTTCAAATGGTCGCCGAACGATGCCAACAGCCTGACGATTCTGACCAACTACACCGACATCGACGAGACGCACAACGGCGGCGCCTTCCTGCCCTATGTCGGCACGGTGGTGGATGCCCCCTTCGGCCGGATCGACCGCAAGGCCAACTTCACCGAGCCCGGCATCGACACCTACCGCCGCCGTCAGGCCTCCATCGGCTACGAGTTCGAACACCGCTTCGACAATGACCTGATCTTCCGCCAGAACGCGCGCTACAACTACAGCAAGGTTCACGAGGTCACGGTCTATCCCTACGGCTACGGCGGCTTCTCGGCCACGCCGACCGATCCCAACAACCTGCTGTCGCGCATCAATTTCGAGCACACGACCGAGGTCAACAGCGTCCTGATCGACAACCAGCTGGAAGGCAAGCTGCGCACCGGCCCGGTCGAGCACACGGCGCTGGCCGGCATCGACTACAAGTATTTCGCCATGGATCAGGTGCAGGCGTCCGGCTCGGCCACGACGATCAGCGCCACCAGCCCGGTCTATGGCGCAGCCCAGGGCCGGCGCTTCGCCTACATCGACCAGAAGCTGACGATGCGTCAGCTCGGCGTCTATCTGCAGGACCAGATGCGCTTCGGCCAGGGCTTCCTGGTGACGTTGAGCGGCCGCTACGACATCGCCTCGACCGACGCCGAGGGCACGCCCGCCTATGACGGCAAGACCGGCAAGTTCAGCGGCCGCGCCGGTCTGGCCTATGAGTTCGCCAACGGCCTGACGCCCTATGTCAGCGCCTCGACCTTCTTCAACCCGGTGCTGGGCTCCTCGGCCGCCGTCGGCGTCTTCAAGCCGGAAAGCGGCCGTCAGTACGAGGTCGGCGTCAAGTACCGCCCGGCCTGGATGGACGCGCTCTTCACCGCCGCCCTGTTCGACCTGACGCGCACCAACGTGGTGACCGGCGCCTTCAACGCCGAGACCCAACTGGGCGAGGTCAACTCCCGCGGCGTCGAGCTTGAGGCCAAGGCCAACATCACCCCCGGCCTGAAGGCCACCGCCTCCTTCACCGCACTCGACCTCGACATCAAGAAGGACGCCAACCCGGCCCTGATCGGCAAGACGCCCTACATCGTGCCGCAGGTCCAGGGCTCCGCCTTCCTCGACTACAGCTTCCGTGAAAGCGTGCTGAACGGGGTGTCGGTCGGCGGCGGCGTGCGCTATGTCGGGTCGTCCTGGGCCGACAACGAGAACACGCTGAAGGTCCCGGCGGCGACCGTCTTCGACGCGCGGGTCGGCTACAAGCGCGACAACTGGGGCGCCAACCTGTCCGTCACCAACCTGCTGGACAAGAAGTACGTCGCCAGCTGCCAGACCCAATATTCCTGCGGCTATGCGGAGGGGCGGACCGCCCTGCTGACCCTCAACATGAGCTGGTGA
- a CDS encoding ABC transporter ATP-binding protein has product MPGPDKTPALYDLEAVGFSAAGRPILSDLSLRLEQGRIYGLVGPNGSGKSTLIRMLARQQPPGSGRIRCLGTEIARIGERDFARTVAYMPQFTPPAEGMTVRELVALGRFPWHGALGRFGTEDAAKVAEAIAETNLDAFADRLVDSLSGGERQRVWLAMMLAQDTRCLLLDEPTSALDIASQVEMLGLVRRLSRARGIGAVIVLHDINMAARVCDEILAMRGGALIAQGTPDAIMTGETLGAIYRLTMGIVPHPVTGDPIGYVL; this is encoded by the coding sequence ATGCCAGGCCCGGACAAGACCCCTGCCCTGTACGACCTGGAGGCCGTCGGATTTTCGGCGGCCGGCCGGCCGATCCTGTCGGACCTGTCGCTTCGGCTGGAGCAGGGGCGCATCTATGGGCTGGTCGGCCCCAACGGCTCCGGCAAGAGCACGCTGATCCGCATGCTTGCCCGCCAGCAGCCGCCTGGGAGCGGGCGCATCCGCTGCCTCGGCACCGAGATCGCGCGGATCGGCGAGCGCGACTTCGCCCGCACCGTCGCCTACATGCCGCAATTCACCCCGCCGGCGGAGGGCATGACCGTGCGCGAGCTGGTGGCGCTCGGCCGCTTTCCCTGGCACGGCGCGCTCGGCCGCTTCGGGACGGAGGACGCCGCCAAGGTGGCGGAGGCGATCGCCGAGACCAACCTGGACGCTTTCGCCGACCGGCTGGTGGACAGCTTGTCCGGTGGCGAGCGGCAGCGTGTCTGGCTCGCCATGATGCTGGCGCAGGACACGCGCTGCCTGCTGCTGGACGAACCGACCTCGGCGCTCGACATCGCCAGCCAGGTGGAGATGCTGGGGCTGGTGCGCCGCCTCAGCCGCGCCCGCGGCATCGGCGCGGTCATCGTGCTGCACGACATCAACATGGCCGCCCGCGTCTGCGACGAGATTCTGGCGATGCGCGGCGGGGCGCTGATCGCCCAGGGAACGCCGGACGCCATCATGACCGGCGAGACCCTGGGCGCGATCTATCGCCTCACCATGGGCATCGTCCCGCATCCGGTCACCGGCGACCCCATCGGCTACGTCCTGTGA
- a CDS encoding branched-chain amino acid ABC transporter permease — protein sequence MNTNSHVQSLGQPLAVAGGIAALAVLPFLAGNAYLEHLLVLWMLYALLALSLNIVIGYLGELTFGHAAFVGVGAYTSAILSTQLGLPPLLGLPLAGLVAAAFGLVIGYAALRVVGPQFAILTLGFGAILFTITNHWVDLTRGPMGITDIPPMAIGPLAFDSARPTYYLVLALVLATAWLCHALVTSRTGRAFLAVRENAPLAASLGINVFHTKLLGFVAATAIAGIGGAIYAHYIRVITPDIMGVHNVAALIIVVIIGGRGTILGPILGALVYIGLLESLRVAGPLRMVIFAALLTGTVVFLPGGLVSLWQRWRNSHRSETAQPATPAGLPPTGFPSAEGGAK from the coding sequence ATGAACACCAACTCTCACGTGCAATCCCTGGGCCAACCCCTGGCGGTTGCCGGCGGTATCGCGGCGCTGGCGGTCCTGCCCTTCCTGGCCGGCAACGCCTATCTGGAACATCTGCTGGTGCTGTGGATGCTGTATGCGCTGCTGGCGCTCAGCCTCAACATCGTCATCGGCTATCTCGGCGAGCTCACCTTCGGCCATGCCGCCTTCGTCGGCGTCGGCGCCTACACCTCCGCCATTCTCTCGACGCAGCTGGGATTGCCGCCGCTGCTGGGCCTGCCGCTGGCCGGGCTGGTGGCCGCGGCCTTCGGTCTGGTGATCGGCTATGCCGCCCTGCGGGTGGTCGGGCCGCAGTTCGCCATCCTGACACTGGGTTTCGGCGCCATCCTGTTCACCATCACCAACCATTGGGTGGACCTGACGCGCGGTCCGATGGGCATCACCGACATCCCGCCGATGGCCATCGGCCCGCTGGCCTTCGACAGCGCCCGCCCGACCTATTATCTGGTTCTGGCGCTGGTGCTGGCGACCGCCTGGCTCTGCCACGCGCTCGTCACCAGCCGCACCGGCCGCGCCTTCCTGGCGGTGCGGGAGAATGCGCCGCTCGCCGCCTCGCTCGGCATCAACGTCTTCCACACCAAGCTGCTTGGCTTCGTCGCCGCCACCGCCATCGCCGGCATCGGCGGCGCCATCTATGCCCACTATATCCGGGTCATCACCCCCGACATCATGGGCGTCCACAATGTCGCCGCCCTCATCATCGTCGTCATCATCGGCGGGCGCGGCACCATCCTGGGGCCGATCCTGGGCGCGCTGGTCTATATCGGCCTGCTGGAATCGCTGCGCGTCGCCGGTCCGCTGCGCATGGTCATCTTCGCGGCCCTGCTCACCGGCACCGTCGTCTTCCTGCCGGGCGGCCTCGTCAGCCTGTGGCAGCGCTGGCGCAACAGCCACAGGTCGGAGACCGCCCAGCCGGCCACCCCCGCCGGTTTGCCCCCCACCGGTTTTCCCAGCGCAGAGGGAGGTGCGAAATGA
- a CDS encoding AraC family transcriptional regulator — protein MPFHPRMQSSTEGITILGDLQWRAWNGMIADIWTVACDRNAGGEYVSEAPRLVVVLDQLGDGALHVMDSPDRGKSHRASRRQPMSFVPAGLKVWSRTDSLRRLTHLDLHFDMSVLESRFSDGLDIREMDRPRLNFSDDRLLSLARLIAAECRPSGVLNDLYGESLMAALFIGLAQTQPAADRKRGQLPPRQLRRVIDFIEDHCSRPIRLQELADLTGLSPAHFCSAFKASTGVPPHKWQMRARVERAKALLTAADVTLAAAAAMAGFSDQAHLTRVFRQIVGSTPAAWLRDQSA, from the coding sequence ATGCCGTTCCACCCGAGAATGCAGAGCAGCACCGAAGGAATCACCATTCTCGGCGACCTGCAATGGCGCGCCTGGAACGGGATGATCGCCGATATCTGGACCGTCGCCTGCGACCGGAATGCCGGCGGCGAATATGTGTCGGAGGCTCCGCGCCTCGTCGTGGTCCTCGACCAGCTCGGTGACGGCGCCCTGCATGTCATGGACTCTCCCGACCGCGGCAAGTCCCACCGCGCGAGCCGGCGCCAGCCCATGAGCTTCGTCCCGGCCGGCCTCAAGGTCTGGTCCCGCACCGACAGCCTGCGCCGGCTCACCCATCTCGACCTGCATTTCGACATGTCCGTGCTGGAAAGCCGCTTCAGCGATGGGCTGGACATCCGCGAAATGGACCGGCCGCGGCTGAATTTCTCCGATGACCGGCTGCTGTCCCTGGCCCGGCTGATCGCGGCGGAATGCCGGCCTTCGGGCGTCCTGAACGATCTCTACGGCGAAAGCCTGATGGCGGCCCTCTTCATCGGTCTCGCGCAGACCCAGCCGGCGGCCGACCGCAAGCGCGGCCAGCTGCCGCCGCGCCAGCTGAGGCGCGTGATCGACTTTATCGAGGACCATTGCAGCCGGCCGATCCGCCTGCAGGAACTGGCCGACCTCACCGGCCTGTCGCCCGCCCATTTCTGCTCCGCCTTCAAGGCATCGACCGGCGTGCCGCCGCACAAATGGCAGATGCGGGCGCGGGTGGAGCGCGCCAAGGCGCTCCTCACCGCGGCGGACGTGACGCTGGCGGCAGCCGCGGCGATGGCCGGATTCTCCGATCAGGCGCATTTGACGCGCGTCTTCCGCCAGATCGTCGGGTCCACGCCCGCCGCCTGGCTGCGCGACCAGTCGGCCTGA
- a CDS encoding ABC transporter ATP-binding protein yields the protein MLKVEGLKVSYGHREAVHDVSLTVEEGELVTLVGSNGAGKTTTLKAISALLRTSGGTITFDGERIDRLAPHQVIERGLVHVPEGRQLFPDMTVLEHLELGALRGRPGSTGFAERLRWVYELFPILAERRTQRAGTMSGGQQQLVAFGRGLMANPKCLMLDEPTLGLAPIIVDTLADTIRSLHKSGITVLLVEQRVDLALRLADRAYVLETGRVVMEDAAQTLLADPRIKTAYLGL from the coding sequence ATGCTTAAGGTCGAAGGTCTGAAGGTCAGCTACGGCCACCGCGAGGCGGTCCACGACGTCTCCCTGACCGTCGAGGAGGGGGAGTTGGTGACGCTTGTCGGCTCCAACGGCGCCGGCAAGACGACGACGCTGAAGGCGATCTCCGCCTTGCTGCGGACGAGCGGCGGGACCATCACCTTCGACGGCGAGCGCATCGACCGGCTGGCGCCGCATCAGGTGATCGAGCGCGGGCTGGTCCATGTGCCGGAAGGCCGCCAGCTTTTCCCCGACATGACGGTGCTGGAGCATCTGGAACTGGGCGCGCTCCGCGGCCGGCCCGGCAGCACGGGATTCGCCGAGCGGCTGCGCTGGGTCTATGAGCTGTTCCCCATCCTGGCCGAACGCCGCACCCAGCGGGCCGGCACCATGAGCGGCGGACAGCAGCAGCTGGTCGCCTTCGGCCGCGGCCTGATGGCCAACCCGAAATGCCTGATGCTGGACGAACCGACGCTGGGTCTGGCGCCGATCATCGTCGACACATTGGCCGACACGATCAGAAGCCTGCACAAGTCCGGCATCACCGTCCTGCTGGTCGAACAGCGGGTCGATCTGGCTCTGCGTCTGGCCGACCGGGCCTATGTGCTGGAGACCGGCCGGGTGGTGATGGAGGATGCGGCCCAGACCCTGCTTGCCGACCCGCGCATCAAGACCGCCTATCTGGGGCTGTGA